One part of the Trichomycterus rosablanca isolate fTriRos1 chromosome 25, fTriRos1.hap1, whole genome shotgun sequence genome encodes these proteins:
- the armc6 gene encoding armadillo repeat-containing protein 6, producing the protein MAKRRITQETFDAVVRENIEDFDMEETEALKEAIEQFESQGVDLSNIVKAVPKAASEEATDDQTHEVLQALQSIRSALDSSTSALESLKLFTKQCCLGFAQRHLAAQKEAYPTILSCCQSAGEDTEMLFAALDALAALTDGQPDLLDAEGLEFLIATLRIHSEDPTLTCVGIRTMRHCCLKHEQNRQDLVKAGVLPLLTGAIIQHIKRLEVVKEACIALRVTTFDDDVRVPFGHAHEHAKMIVLEHNGLKVIVEAAKAHPANMSVLSELCATLSRLAVRNEFCQDIVDLGGLKFMMTLLAESLDCQDLVKQVLSALRAIAGNDDVKDAVVAAGGTELIVMAINRHMSNAQVCEQGCAALCVLALRKPNNCKVIMENGGVLAALQAMKTHPSEANVQKQSCMLLRNLVSRSRDYNQSILEMGAEALIGQALASHRDCSDVARAALRDLGCQVELRELWTGKKGSLTN; encoded by the exons ATGGCTAAACGCAGAATAACACAGGAGACATTTGATGCAGTGGTGAGGGAGAACATAGAGGACTTTGATATGGAGGAGACAGAAGCACTTAAGGAAGCCATTGAACAATTTGAATCACAAG GTGTGGACCTCAGTAACATTGTGAAGGCAGTACCAAAGGCAGCTTCTGAAGAGGCCACAGATGATCAAACTCATGAAGTTCTTCAG GCTCTGCAGTCTATCAGAAGTGCGTTAGACTCCTCCACATCAGCGCTGGAGAGTTTGAAGCTCTTCACAAAGCAGTGCTGTCTTGGCTTTGCTCAGCGCCACCTGGCAGCCCAGAAGGAGGCCTATCCCACAATCCTCTCCTGTTGCCAGTCTGCCGGCGAGGATACAGAAATGCTCTTTGCTGCTTTAGACGCTCTCGCTGCACTCACAGATGGTCAGCCAGATCTACTGGATGCTGAGGGTCTGGAGTTTCTGATTGCCACCTTACGCATTCACTCTGAAGATCCAACACTGACCTGTGTGGGCATTCGTACCATGCGGCACTGCTGTCTGAAGCATGAGCAGAACAGGCAGGACCTGGTAAAAGCCGGTGTGCTCCCGTTACTCACTGGTGCCATTATACAACACATTAAACGGCTCGAGGTGGTTAAAGAGGCCTGTATCGCTCTTAGAGTCACGACCTTTGATGATGATGTTCGGGTTCCGTTTGGTCACGCGCACGAGCATGCCAAAATGATCGTACTGGAGCACAATGGACTAAAGGTCATTGTAGAAGCTGCTAAAG CCCATCCAGCAAACATGTCGGTCCTCAGCGAGCTGTGTGCAACCCTGTCCCGTCTGGCCGTGAGAAATGAGTTCTGTCAGGATATCGTGGATCTGGGTGGACTAAAATTTATGATGACTCTGCTAGCAGAGAGTTTGGATTGTCAG GACCTTGTAAAGCAGGTACTGAGTGCATTACGGGCGATTGCAGGCAACGACGATGTCAAAGATGCTGTTGTGGCTGCAGGAGGGACAGAACTTATTGTCATGGCTATAAACCGTCACATGAGTAATGCACAG GTGTGTGAACAGGGCTGTGCTGCTCTCTGTGTACTTGCTCTTCGCAAACCCAATAACTGTAAAGTCATCATGGAGAACGGAGGAGTGCTGGCTGCCCTGCAGGCCATGAAGACCCATCCATCAGAAGCTAATGTGCAG AAACAGTCGTGCATGCTGCTCAGGAACCTGGTTTCTCGGAGCCGAGATTATAACCAGTCTATTTTGGAGATGGGAGCCGAGGCTCTGATTGGTCAGGCCCTGGCCTCTCACAGAGACTGTAGTGACGTGGCAAGGGCCGCACTCCGAGACCTGGGCTGCCAGGTCGAGCTTCGAGAACTGTGGACTGGCAAGAAAGGAAGCCTGACCAACTAA